From the genome of Candidatus Dormiibacterota bacterium, one region includes:
- the pbpC gene encoding penicillin-binding protein 1C: protein MLRGRVRLLAWTIGGCFLAFLCLDALFPFPIALLHREPATVVADREGRPLAFFLPPDEKWRLPVRYRDLPPLLVRALVSSEDRWFYFHPGVNPLAVARAAVANLRAGRVLSGASTLPMQIARLTEPKERTLWAKVRESFRAVQLEWHFSRSEMIEFYLNLAPYGGNLEGIGAASYFYFGKRPAQLSLGEITLLTALPRSPSRFDPTRNLDAAETARRSVVQALRSRRTITEAEARDALRQPLPSEKRPPPFLAPHFARYVADTLAGPAAGGRTERVLRTTIDGRLQRIAEQVVERRVADLRGAGIGNAAVVVIENRGRSLRAMVGSADFFDTERQGQVNGALAPRSPGSTLKPFLYGMALDDGTLVPDSYVLDVPTDFSGYLAENYDGTYRGRVSVHEALTQSLNSPAVRVLSQIGVERFLRLLRTGGLTTLDRPASAYGLPLILGAGEVRLLDLVDLYATLAEDGLHRPVEVLEREDESAAAPRGERLLSRETAFLVSEMLTGIERPDLPHAWDLTRADPSVAWKTGTSYGHRDAWAVGFTARYTIGVWVGNFDGAPSKGISGSRHAAPLFFDLVRAIESGGPASALARDQDILIGRMEVCALSHERAGPDCPERVWVDYLRGRSRLPMCTYHRRAFVDARTGDLLSGDCLASHPHRAEILEVYPAELIAFWRGQGQSVSRVPRASATCLGATPVGPPQVVSPDPSTPYRLRRDAPAEYQKIALVARADGGADTRPRSLFWYQDGRLVARGAPGAALFLPLVPGEHRLVVVDEAGQSDSVSYKVESGQGAAGG, encoded by the coding sequence GTGCTGCGCGGCAGGGTGCGGCTCCTGGCGTGGACGATCGGCGGCTGTTTTCTCGCCTTCCTCTGCCTCGACGCGCTCTTTCCTTTCCCGATCGCGCTCCTGCACCGGGAGCCCGCCACCGTCGTGGCCGACCGGGAAGGGAGGCCGCTCGCGTTCTTCCTCCCGCCGGACGAGAAGTGGCGCCTGCCGGTGCGTTACCGGGACCTGCCGCCCCTTCTGGTGCGGGCGCTGGTCTCGAGCGAGGACCGCTGGTTCTACTTCCATCCCGGTGTGAACCCGCTCGCCGTGGCCCGGGCCGCGGTCGCCAACCTGCGCGCCGGGCGCGTCCTCTCGGGGGCATCGACCCTGCCGATGCAGATCGCGCGGCTGACCGAGCCGAAGGAGCGGACGCTGTGGGCGAAGGTGCGCGAGTCGTTCCGGGCGGTGCAGCTCGAATGGCACTTCTCCCGGTCCGAGATGATCGAGTTCTACCTCAACCTGGCCCCCTACGGCGGCAATCTCGAGGGGATCGGCGCCGCCTCATATTTCTATTTCGGCAAGCGTCCGGCGCAGCTGTCGCTCGGCGAGATCACCCTCCTCACCGCCCTGCCGCGCTCCCCCAGCCGCTTCGACCCGACGCGCAACCTCGACGCGGCCGAGACGGCTCGCCGCTCGGTCGTGCAGGCGTTGCGCTCGCGCCGGACGATCACCGAGGCGGAGGCGCGCGACGCCCTGCGCCAGCCGCTCCCGTCGGAGAAGCGCCCGCCGCCGTTCCTGGCCCCGCACTTCGCGCGCTACGTCGCCGACACGCTCGCGGGGCCGGCCGCCGGGGGACGGACGGAGCGCGTCCTGCGCACGACGATCGACGGCCGCCTGCAGAGGATCGCCGAGCAGGTGGTCGAGCGCCGCGTGGCCGATCTGCGGGGAGCCGGGATCGGCAACGCCGCGGTCGTGGTGATCGAGAACCGCGGCCGCTCCCTGCGGGCGATGGTCGGATCGGCCGACTTCTTCGACACCGAGCGCCAGGGACAGGTGAACGGCGCCCTGGCGCCCCGCTCGCCCGGCTCCACGCTCAAGCCCTTCCTGTACGGCATGGCGCTCGATGACGGCACGCTGGTCCCCGACTCGTACGTCCTGGACGTCCCGACCGATTTCTCCGGATACCTGGCGGAGAACTACGACGGCACCTACCGCGGGCGGGTGAGCGTGCACGAGGCGCTCACGCAGTCCCTCAACAGTCCGGCGGTGCGCGTCCTGTCCCAGATCGGCGTCGAGCGTTTCCTCAGACTTCTGAGGACCGGCGGCCTGACGACACTCGACCGGCCCGCCTCCGCCTACGGTCTGCCGCTGATCCTGGGCGCGGGGGAAGTCAGGCTTCTCGACCTGGTGGACCTGTACGCCACGCTGGCCGAGGACGGCCTGCACCGGCCGGTCGAGGTCCTGGAGCGCGAGGACGAGAGCGCCGCGGCCCCGCGCGGCGAGCGCCTGCTGTCGCGCGAGACGGCCTTTCTGGTCTCCGAGATGCTGACCGGGATCGAGCGCCCCGACCTGCCGCACGCCTGGGACCTGACACGCGCCGATCCCTCGGTCGCCTGGAAGACGGGGACGTCGTACGGGCACCGCGACGCCTGGGCGGTCGGGTTCACCGCGCGCTACACGATCGGAGTCTGGGTCGGCAACTTCGACGGCGCGCCCTCCAAGGGAATCTCCGGCTCGCGTCACGCCGCGCCGTTGTTCTTCGATCTGGTGCGCGCGATCGAGAGCGGCGGGCCGGCGTCCGCCCTGGCGCGCGACCAGGACATCCTCATCGGCAGGATGGAGGTGTGCGCCCTCAGCCACGAGCGAGCCGGCCCCGACTGTCCGGAGCGCGTCTGGGTCGACTACCTGCGCGGCCGGAGCCGCCTCCCGATGTGCACCTACCATCGCCGCGCCTTCGTCGACGCGCGCACCGGCGACCTGCTCTCGGGCGACTGCCTCGCGAGCCACCCGCACCGGGCCGAAATCCTGGAAGTCTACCCCGCGGAGCTGATCGCCTTCTGGCGCGGCCAGGGTCAGAGCGTGAGCCGCGTGCCGAGGGCCAGCGCGACCTGCCTGGGAGCGACGCCGGTCGGCCCGCCGCAGGTCGTCTCGCCCGACCCCTCGACTCCCTATCGCCTGCGGCGCGACGCCCCGGCCGAGTACCAGAAGATCGCGCTCGTCGCACGAGCCGACGGCGGCGCCGACACCCGCCCCCGGAGCCTGTTCTGGTACCAGGACGGCCGGCTGGTGGCCCGCGGCGCCCCCGGAGCGGCCCTGTTCCTCCCCCTGGTCCCGGGAGAGCACCGGCTCGTCGTGGTCGACGAGGCCGGCCAGTCCGACAGCGTCAGCTACAAGGTGGAATCGGGGCAGGGGGCGGCGGGGGGCTGA
- a CDS encoding GNAT family N-acetyltransferase, with amino-acid sequence MRRPARASASTTRSAQPTRLVVRSLTPSRWPDLVRLFGPRGASGGCWCMYWRRKRSEYVRGKGADNRAAFRKVVAAGEAPGLLSYDGRRPVAWCAVAPRAVYPVLANSRILAPVDERPVWSITCFYVHRDYRRAGVTVPLLHAAVEHVRKRGGSVVEGYPIDPGASPFPSAFAWTGLVSAFRKAGFKEVARRSATRPIMRIRIA; translated from the coding sequence ATGAGGCGCCCGGCCCGGGCCTCCGCGTCAACGACGCGGAGCGCGCAGCCGACGCGGCTCGTCGTCCGTTCCCTCACCCCGTCGCGCTGGCCGGACCTCGTCCGCCTGTTCGGGCCGCGCGGCGCGAGCGGCGGCTGCTGGTGCATGTACTGGAGGCGGAAGCGATCCGAGTACGTGCGCGGGAAGGGGGCGGACAACCGGGCCGCGTTCCGGAAGGTCGTCGCGGCGGGCGAGGCGCCGGGCCTCCTCTCCTACGACGGGCGCAGGCCGGTCGCCTGGTGCGCTGTCGCGCCGCGCGCCGTGTACCCCGTCCTCGCGAACTCGCGCATCCTCGCCCCGGTCGACGAGCGGCCGGTGTGGTCGATCACCTGCTTCTACGTCCACCGGGACTATCGTCGCGCCGGCGTCACCGTCCCGCTCCTGCATGCAGCGGTCGAACATGTCAGGAAGCGGGGCGGCAGCGTCGTCGAGGGATACCCGATCGATCCGGGAGCGTCGCCGTTCCCTTCGGCCTTCGCCTGGACCGGGCTGGTCTCCGCGTTCCGGAAGGCCGGCTTCAAGGAAGTCGCGCGCCGCAGCGCAACGCGGCCGATCATGCGGATCCGGATCGCCTGA
- the uvrA gene encoding excinuclease ABC subunit UvrA codes for MSVDSIVIKGAAEHNLKHIDLVLPRNRLIVLTGLSGSGKSSLAFDTIYAEGQRRYVESLSAYARQFLEMMEKPEVESIEGLSPAISIEQKTTSRNPRSTVGTVTEIYDYLRLLFARIGVPYCHKCDRPITRQTVQQIVDKILELPEGSRLQVLAPIVRGRKGEYRKQLVEATRKGFVRARVDGHVMEIADGIPMDKKKKHSVDIVVDRLVLKPDVKNRLTDSIETSLKIAEGLVTINILGEKGGRDLLFSDQMACINCGSSLTELAPRMFSFNSPYGACPSCDGLGAHLEIDPAKIITNPSVSVKEGAIEGTWGYGKSMLHMAADAVAKKMRLDPAQPFARLPKEAQRILLYGSGDQEFDFEYLEGRNRYYFRKAFEGVIPAMMRRYKGSESSHLREEIERYMSLEPCGACEGARLKPESLAVRVAGHNIAHYTGLTIKHAVKAFDDLSLSDKDRQIAHQVLKEVKERLGFLLNVGLGYLTLSRTAATLSGGEGQRIRLATQIGSRLTGVLYVLDEPSIGLHQRDNRKLLDTLCAMRDLGNTVIVVEHDEETIRSADHVVDLGPGAGEDGGRVVAQGVPEEIARHPASLTGQYLSGRRAIPIPERRRLPQNGKGDKGWLTVQGAQENNLKSIDARFPLRLFTCVCGVSGSGKSTLVNETLYKALARSVYRTPMRPGRHRGLLGVKEIDKVIDIDQSPIGRTPRSNPATYTGLFTPIRDLFSSVPESRMRGYRPGRFSFNVKGGRCEACEGDGIIKIEMHFLPDVYVTCEACKGRRYNRETLEVLYKGKSIADVLEMSVKEALHFFENLPFIHRKLETLDAVGLSYIKLGQSATTLSGGEAQRIKLSKELSRRATGRTVYILDEPTTGLHFEDIRRLLEVLNQLVDAGNTVIVIEHNLDVIKTADWILDLGPEGGDEGGFIIAEGPPEEIAGNTKSHTGAFLKRIFARAQRAQSAPGVARAEGAAARA; via the coding sequence ATGTCCGTAGATTCCATAGTCATCAAGGGCGCGGCCGAGCACAACCTCAAGCACATCGACCTCGTGCTGCCGCGCAACCGCCTGATCGTCCTGACCGGCCTGTCCGGCTCGGGGAAGTCGTCGCTCGCCTTCGACACGATCTACGCCGAGGGGCAGCGCCGCTACGTCGAGTCGCTCTCCGCCTACGCCCGGCAGTTCCTGGAGATGATGGAGAAGCCGGAGGTCGAGTCGATCGAGGGGCTCTCCCCCGCCATCTCGATCGAGCAGAAGACCACGTCGCGCAACCCGCGCTCGACCGTCGGCACCGTCACCGAGATCTACGACTACCTGCGCCTGCTGTTCGCGCGCATCGGCGTCCCCTACTGCCACAAGTGCGACCGGCCGATCACGCGCCAGACGGTGCAGCAGATCGTCGACAAGATCCTGGAACTGCCGGAAGGCAGTCGCCTCCAGGTCCTGGCGCCGATCGTGCGCGGGCGCAAGGGGGAGTACCGCAAGCAGCTGGTCGAGGCGACGCGGAAGGGGTTCGTCCGGGCGCGCGTGGACGGGCACGTCATGGAGATCGCCGACGGCATCCCGATGGACAAGAAGAAGAAACACTCCGTCGACATCGTCGTCGACCGGCTGGTGCTGAAGCCGGACGTGAAGAACCGCCTCACCGATTCGATCGAGACGTCGCTCAAGATCGCCGAGGGGCTGGTGACGATCAACATCCTGGGGGAGAAGGGCGGGCGCGACCTGCTGTTCTCGGACCAGATGGCCTGCATCAACTGCGGCTCGTCCCTGACCGAGCTCGCTCCCCGGATGTTCTCCTTCAACTCCCCCTACGGCGCCTGCCCGTCGTGCGACGGTCTGGGGGCGCACCTCGAGATCGACCCGGCCAAGATCATCACCAACCCGAGCGTGTCCGTGAAGGAGGGGGCGATCGAGGGGACCTGGGGATACGGCAAGTCGATGCTGCACATGGCGGCGGACGCCGTCGCCAAGAAGATGCGCCTGGACCCCGCGCAGCCGTTCGCCAGGCTGCCGAAGGAGGCGCAGCGCATCCTGCTGTACGGAAGCGGCGACCAGGAGTTCGATTTCGAGTACCTCGAGGGGCGCAACCGTTACTACTTCCGCAAGGCCTTCGAGGGGGTCATCCCGGCGATGATGCGGCGCTACAAGGGGAGCGAGTCGTCGCATCTGCGCGAGGAGATCGAGCGCTACATGTCGCTCGAGCCGTGCGGGGCGTGCGAGGGGGCGCGTCTCAAGCCGGAGTCGCTGGCGGTCAGGGTCGCCGGCCACAACATCGCCCACTACACCGGTCTGACGATCAAGCACGCGGTGAAGGCGTTCGACGATCTGAGCCTGTCCGACAAGGACCGGCAGATCGCCCACCAGGTCCTGAAGGAGGTCAAGGAGCGGCTGGGCTTCCTGCTGAACGTCGGCCTGGGCTACCTGACTCTGTCGCGCACTGCCGCGACGCTGTCGGGGGGGGAGGGGCAGCGCATCCGGCTGGCGACTCAGATCGGCAGCCGTCTCACCGGTGTGCTGTACGTCCTGGACGAGCCGTCGATCGGCCTGCACCAGCGCGACAACCGCAAGCTGCTCGACACGCTGTGCGCCATGCGCGACCTGGGGAACACCGTCATCGTGGTCGAGCACGACGAGGAGACGATCCGCTCGGCCGACCACGTCGTCGATCTCGGCCCCGGCGCGGGTGAGGACGGCGGGCGCGTCGTGGCTCAGGGAGTGCCGGAGGAGATCGCGCGGCACCCCGCGTCGCTGACGGGGCAGTATCTCTCCGGCCGCAGGGCCATCCCGATCCCCGAGCGCCGCCGCCTCCCGCAGAACGGCAAGGGGGACAAGGGCTGGCTGACGGTGCAGGGAGCGCAGGAGAACAATCTCAAGAGCATCGACGCCCGCTTCCCTCTCCGTCTGTTCACCTGCGTGTGCGGCGTGTCCGGCTCGGGCAAGAGCACGCTCGTCAACGAGACGCTCTACAAGGCCCTGGCGCGCTCGGTCTACCGCACGCCGATGCGACCCGGAAGGCACAGGGGGCTTCTGGGCGTGAAGGAGATCGACAAGGTCATCGACATCGACCAGTCCCCCATCGGCCGCACACCGCGGAGCAACCCGGCGACCTACACCGGCCTGTTCACGCCGATCCGCGACCTGTTCTCATCGGTCCCCGAGTCGCGCATGCGCGGCTACCGCCCGGGCCGCTTCTCGTTCAACGTCAAGGGAGGCCGCTGCGAGGCGTGCGAGGGGGACGGCATCATCAAGATCGAGATGCACTTCCTGCCCGACGTGTACGTGACCTGCGAGGCCTGCAAGGGGCGGCGCTACAACCGCGAGACCCTGGAGGTCCTGTACAAGGGGAAGAGCATCGCGGACGTCCTGGAGATGTCGGTGAAGGAGGCGCTGCACTTCTTCGAGAACCTCCCGTTCATCCATCGCAAGCTCGAGACCCTCGACGCCGTCGGATTGTCGTACATCAAGCTCGGCCAGTCGGCCACGACCCTGTCGGGAGGCGAGGCGCAGCGCATCAAGCTGTCGAAGGAGCTGAGCCGCCGCGCCACCGGGCGGACGGTCTACATCCTCGACGAGCCGACCACGGGCCTGCACTTCGAGGACATCCGCCGCCTGCTCGAAGTCCTCAACCAGCTCGTGGACGCCGGCAACACGGTCATCGTCATCGAGCACAACCTCGACGTGATCAAGACCGCCGACTGGATCCTCGACCTGGGTCCCGAGGGGGGGGACGAGGGGGGGTTCATCATCGCCGAGGGGCCGCCGGAGGAGATCGCAGGTAACACAAAGTCGCACACCGGCGCCTTCCTCAAGCGTATCTTCGCCCGGGCGCAGCGCGCCCAGTCCGCTCCCGGCGTGGCGCGCGCCGAGGGCGCCGCCGCCCGGGCATGA